The proteins below are encoded in one region of Planctopirus limnophila DSM 3776:
- a CDS encoding helix-turn-helix transcriptional regulator, translating to MKPILDPGDREFLERMQPLGAVTIQDLCDSVKVTQTAVRQRLNRLLSGGWILRQTVKAHRGRPYHSYTVSPAGLRELGDNYADLAQILWRELRNIPDAGIRKILEGRIRDALVEQYSKSVNAPELRERMQQLAALLESSGFSVHAVDVTTDGPRSLPVLRENNCPYHELAASDESICDLEQQVFEKVLGVPLTMTHRCRNGDGHCEFHPIEAFPAPTAMVEASIRQDVRLDNPDVAALALQSRNAVEATS from the coding sequence ATGAAACCAATACTGGATCCCGGGGACCGTGAGTTCCTTGAGCGGATGCAGCCTTTGGGTGCCGTCACCATTCAGGATTTATGTGACTCAGTGAAAGTCACGCAAACCGCTGTGCGTCAACGCCTGAACCGGCTGCTTTCTGGTGGCTGGATTCTGCGGCAGACAGTTAAGGCGCATCGCGGCCGACCCTATCATTCTTACACGGTTTCCCCCGCTGGTTTGAGAGAGCTGGGGGATAACTATGCCGACCTGGCTCAGATTCTGTGGCGGGAACTGCGAAATATTCCTGATGCGGGCATTCGCAAGATTCTCGAAGGTCGCATCCGAGATGCGCTGGTTGAGCAATACTCGAAATCGGTTAATGCTCCTGAGTTGCGAGAGCGGATGCAGCAACTAGCGGCACTCCTTGAAAGTAGCGGCTTCAGCGTGCATGCAGTTGATGTAACCACTGACGGGCCACGAAGTCTGCCTGTGCTGCGGGAAAACAACTGCCCCTATCATGAACTGGCGGCGAGCGACGAATCGATCTGCGATCTGGAACAGCAGGTCTTTGAGAAGGTGCTGGGCGTACCACTGACGATGACACATCGATGCCGCAATGGCGATGGTCACTGTGAGTTCCATCCGATCGAGGCATTTCCGGCTCCAACAGCCATGGTTGAAGCTTCCATCCGACAGGATGTTCGTCTGGACAATCCTGATGTAGCAGCACTGGCATTACAGAGTCGCAATGCGGTGGAGGCCACATCATGA
- a CDS encoding NADH-quinone oxidoreductase subunit B: MNREQTPSSAAGIDFNNNPLPSAGSPWIEGRFEENLIVTTLEQAMNWGQLSSVWPLTFGIACCAMEMMATGMSKYDLDRFGSGAFRATPRQADLMIVAGTVTYKMASRIRRLYDQMPDPKYVIAMGACTIGGGPYFKYGYHVVKGVDLVVPVDVYIPGCPPRPEALLEGVMRIQDKIRARKLGRNTVSQLPVPHRSGYGKLAPVVSIPSVTAPVTSNNTTEFVST; encoded by the coding sequence ATGAATCGCGAACAAACACCGTCCTCTGCTGCGGGAATCGACTTCAACAATAATCCTCTGCCGAGTGCTGGCAGCCCGTGGATTGAAGGGCGATTTGAAGAGAATCTGATTGTCACCACGCTTGAACAGGCCATGAACTGGGGTCAGCTTTCGAGTGTCTGGCCGCTGACATTTGGGATCGCCTGCTGCGCCATGGAGATGATGGCCACAGGGATGAGCAAATACGATCTGGATCGATTTGGTTCGGGAGCATTTCGTGCCACGCCTCGGCAAGCCGACCTGATGATTGTCGCGGGGACTGTCACTTACAAGATGGCCAGTCGTATCAGGCGGCTCTATGACCAGATGCCAGATCCGAAATACGTGATCGCGATGGGTGCCTGCACCATTGGTGGTGGGCCGTATTTCAAATACGGCTACCATGTGGTGAAAGGTGTCGATCTGGTGGTTCCTGTGGATGTTTACATTCCCGGTTGCCCACCTCGCCCTGAGGCATTACTCGAAGGGGTGATGCGGATTCAGGATAAAATTCGTGCCCGAAAGCTGGGCCGTAATACGGTGTCTCAACTCCCTGTGCCGCATCGTTCGGGATATGGGAAGCTGGCCCCTGTGGTCTCGATTCCGTCGGTGACTGCGCCAGTAACCAGCAACAATACAACTGAGTTTGTCAGCACATAA
- the sufC gene encoding Fe-S cluster assembly ATPase SufC, translating to MVASLKIQDLHVSVEGLPILRGVSLEVRQGEIHALMGPNGSGKSTLAYTLVGHPKYEITQGSIEIDGKPLNELDACERARLGLFLAFQYPIVIPGVKVADFLRHAITNIRNPDRKEGEGLIPMREFRKELKSMMDELGMDSEFARRYLNEGFSGGEKKRMEILQLAMLKPRFAVLDETDSGLDSDAVRVVSEGLRKLSGPQMGVLIITHHERLLEYNVPQFTHVMLAGKIVETGDASLARELHNEGYSKVRLRHPEEAAEEAARASGRSSEANLTAEPASV from the coding sequence ATGGTTGCCTCGCTCAAGATTCAAGACCTGCATGTTTCGGTGGAAGGACTCCCTATTCTTCGCGGCGTGAGCCTCGAAGTTCGCCAGGGTGAAATCCATGCTCTGATGGGACCGAACGGCTCGGGCAAAAGCACACTGGCTTATACGCTGGTGGGTCATCCCAAGTATGAAATTACACAGGGTTCGATTGAGATCGATGGCAAGCCTCTCAATGAGCTGGATGCCTGCGAGCGAGCCCGACTGGGATTGTTTCTGGCATTCCAGTATCCGATTGTGATTCCGGGTGTGAAAGTGGCTGACTTTCTGCGTCATGCGATTACGAACATCCGTAATCCTGACCGCAAGGAAGGCGAAGGGCTCATCCCCATGCGGGAGTTCCGCAAGGAACTCAAGTCGATGATGGATGAGTTGGGTATGGATAGCGAATTTGCCCGCAGATACCTCAATGAAGGTTTCTCGGGTGGTGAAAAGAAGCGGATGGAAATTCTGCAACTGGCGATGCTCAAGCCACGATTTGCTGTGCTGGATGAAACGGATTCGGGTCTCGACAGCGATGCGGTTCGCGTGGTGAGCGAAGGTTTGCGAAAGCTCTCCGGCCCACAGATGGGCGTGCTGATCATTACGCACCACGAACGGCTGCTCGAATACAACGTTCCCCAATTCACACATGTGATGCTGGCTGGAAAGATTGTCGAAACTGGCGATGCTTCACTGGCTCGCGAGCTTCATAACGAAGGTTATTCCAAAGTCAGGCTGCGCCATCCGGAAGAAGCTGCTGAAGAAGCGGCCCGTGCCAGTGGTCGTTCGTCAGAAGCAAACCTCACTGCGGAGCCCGCCAGCGTCTAG
- the sufB gene encoding Fe-S cluster assembly protein SufB has translation MATDLSSSTSDDLGIGEYQYGFHDSTDNYTFKSRKGLDREIVEQISAMKKEPAWMRDFRLEAYDIFLSKPMPTWGGDLSHLNFQDIHYYMKASDRQEQSWDDVPDDIRKTYDRLGIPEAEKKYLAGVKAQYESEVVYGSLQEDLAKKGVVFTDTDSAIRDYPELVREHFGTVIPSFDNKFAALNSAVWSGGSFIYVPKGVEIEFPLQAYFRINSENMGQFERTLIIVDEGASVHYVEGCTAPTYSSESLHSAVVEIIVKRNARCRYTTIQNWSNNVYNLVTKRAMAYGNALMEWVDGNLGSQLTMKYPAIYLMEPGARGETLSIAFAGKGQHQDAGAKMVHCAPNTSSRIVSKSISKAGGRASYRGLVKVEPHATNCKSNVVCDALILDADSRSDTYPYIEIEQEHVAIEHEASVSKIAEEQLLYLMSRGLTEAEASAMIVTGFIEPLVKELPMEYAVEMNRLIELQMEGSVG, from the coding sequence ATGGCCACAGATCTCAGCAGTTCGACCAGCGATGACCTGGGGATCGGCGAATATCAGTACGGGTTTCATGACTCTACTGACAATTACACGTTCAAGAGCCGCAAAGGGCTGGATCGTGAGATCGTCGAGCAGATTTCCGCAATGAAGAAAGAACCGGCATGGATGCGTGACTTCCGCCTGGAAGCTTACGACATCTTCCTTTCCAAGCCGATGCCGACCTGGGGTGGTGATCTCTCGCATCTCAACTTCCAGGACATTCATTATTACATGAAAGCATCTGACCGGCAGGAACAGTCGTGGGATGACGTTCCCGACGACATCCGCAAGACCTACGATCGACTGGGTATTCCTGAAGCCGAGAAGAAGTATCTCGCTGGTGTGAAGGCGCAGTACGAATCGGAAGTGGTGTACGGCAGTCTGCAGGAAGATCTAGCCAAGAAGGGTGTGGTCTTCACTGATACTGACTCGGCCATTCGGGATTATCCTGAGCTGGTGCGGGAACACTTTGGTACGGTCATTCCGTCATTCGACAACAAGTTTGCTGCTCTCAACTCAGCGGTGTGGTCGGGTGGTTCGTTTATTTATGTCCCCAAAGGGGTCGAGATCGAGTTTCCACTTCAGGCCTATTTCCGCATTAACTCCGAGAATATGGGCCAGTTTGAGCGAACGCTGATCATTGTGGATGAAGGAGCCTCCGTCCATTATGTCGAAGGCTGTACGGCTCCTACTTACAGCAGCGAAAGTCTGCACTCGGCTGTGGTCGAAATAATCGTCAAGCGAAATGCCCGTTGCCGGTACACGACGATTCAGAACTGGTCGAACAATGTCTACAACCTGGTGACCAAGCGGGCCATGGCCTATGGCAATGCACTCATGGAGTGGGTAGATGGCAATCTGGGTTCTCAACTGACGATGAAGTATCCTGCGATCTACCTGATGGAACCGGGTGCTCGCGGCGAGACACTTTCGATTGCCTTTGCCGGTAAGGGTCAGCATCAGGATGCGGGTGCCAAGATGGTGCACTGCGCACCGAATACTTCGAGTCGGATTGTTTCCAAGAGCATTTCGAAGGCGGGTGGTCGAGCCAGTTATCGCGGGCTTGTCAAAGTGGAACCACACGCCACAAATTGCAAATCGAATGTGGTGTGTGACGCCCTGATTCTCGATGCGGACAGCCGCAGTGATACCTATCCGTATATTGAAATCGAGCAGGAGCATGTGGCGATCGAGCACGAAGCTTCGGTTTCGAAGATTGCTGAAGAACAGCTGCTGTATCTGATGAGCCGCGGCCTGACGGAAGCCGAAGCCTCGGCCATGATTGTGACCGGGTTTATTGAGCCTCTGGTCAAAGAGTTGCCCATGGAATATGCCGTCGAAATGAATCGACTGATCGAGTTGCAGATGGAAGGCAGCGTTGGCTGA
- the sufD gene encoding Fe-S cluster assembly protein SufD: MSTAIASSSAAGFSQEVFEQFLSSRHEPAWVSELRREAFAKYTEFLEQPLDPEEWKRIDLRALKPSQFHLVTTQAAAEANAASGLEANSDPAIGTLLADRAEFAGRVIHVDGQSVISELSEELAARGVVFGSLTQLIQTHGELLKPYLMQKAVKHDQDRMSAWHAAFWTGGTVLYVPRNVRVEAPLYGLVALAKDKAADFSHTIVILEDGAEATLLEETTSLHATHAGLHVGGVELLLGQEARLRYVQLQNWNHRTWHLATQAGHVEKDGFLQWTVGGLGSRLAHTHQDVSLDGRGAVAQVNGVTFAINRQVISYYTQQTHRAPDTRSDLLYKDVLRDESRVIWRGMIDVEKGAPRTDGYQRNDSLLLSTTARADAIPGLEIETDDVRCTHGATVGEVDQDQILYCMCRGLSRHEAMHMIVEGFFQQVYDRIPVPAVQETLSQAVERKLGLGRDT; encoded by the coding sequence ATGTCGACTGCCATCGCTTCCAGTTCTGCTGCCGGCTTCTCTCAGGAAGTTTTCGAGCAATTTCTCTCCAGCCGCCATGAGCCGGCCTGGGTGAGTGAACTTCGCCGCGAGGCTTTTGCCAAGTACACGGAATTTCTTGAGCAGCCGCTCGATCCCGAGGAATGGAAGCGGATTGACTTGCGGGCGCTGAAGCCTTCGCAATTTCATCTGGTCACGACACAAGCTGCGGCAGAAGCAAATGCCGCCAGTGGACTGGAAGCCAATTCGGATCCGGCCATTGGCACTTTGCTGGCCGATCGGGCGGAGTTTGCCGGGCGTGTGATTCATGTGGATGGTCAATCAGTGATTTCTGAGCTTTCCGAAGAACTGGCGGCCCGCGGCGTGGTGTTTGGCAGTCTGACCCAGTTGATTCAAACACATGGCGAACTGCTGAAGCCTTACCTGATGCAGAAGGCAGTCAAGCATGATCAGGACCGGATGAGTGCCTGGCATGCTGCTTTCTGGACGGGTGGAACAGTGCTGTATGTTCCGCGAAATGTCAGAGTGGAAGCCCCGCTCTATGGACTGGTGGCACTCGCGAAGGATAAAGCGGCTGACTTCAGCCACACAATTGTGATTCTCGAAGATGGTGCCGAAGCCACTCTCTTAGAAGAAACGACCTCGTTGCATGCGACCCATGCCGGGCTGCATGTGGGCGGTGTGGAGCTGCTTCTGGGACAGGAAGCCCGTTTGCGATATGTGCAGCTTCAGAACTGGAATCATCGGACCTGGCATCTGGCGACGCAGGCCGGGCATGTGGAAAAAGATGGTTTCCTGCAGTGGACAGTGGGTGGATTGGGAAGCCGTCTGGCACATACTCATCAGGATGTTTCGCTGGATGGACGCGGCGCGGTGGCTCAAGTGAATGGAGTGACGTTTGCGATCAATCGTCAGGTCATTTCGTACTACACTCAGCAGACACACCGGGCACCGGATACACGCAGCGATCTTTTGTATAAAGACGTGCTGCGGGATGAATCGCGAGTGATCTGGCGCGGGATGATCGATGTCGAAAAAGGGGCACCCCGGACGGACGGTTATCAGCGAAATGACAGTCTGCTGCTTTCGACAACAGCCCGTGCGGATGCCATCCCTGGCCTCGAAATCGAGACGGATGATGTCCGTTGCACACACGGTGCGACAGTGGGTGAAGTGGATCAGGATCAGATTTTGTACTGCATGTGCCGAGGCCTTTCGCGTCATGAAGCCATGCACATGATTGTCGAAGGTTTCTTCCAGCAGGTTTATGACCGCATTCCGGTTCCTGCGGTGCAGGAGACATTGAGCCAGGCGGTCGAGCGCAAGCTGGGATTGGGAAGAGATACGTAG
- a CDS encoding iron-sulfur cluster assembly protein produces the protein MGFERVASVAELPDGGRLSIEVDETPALLIRLGEFFYAIEDLCTHDGQPLTDGPLVGQEIKCPRHGARFDLATGKAMCMPATRGVRTFAVEIRHDEIFVSDEPATAPAKATVTEPVTSERLAPVAASEETAAQTAMAEAAAQDEYLTALREVIDPELMVNIVDLGLIYGVTALDGGQVEVEMTLTSPACPAGPQIVHQARMALERLESVETATIKLTMSPPWTPDRMTDEARDHLGIF, from the coding sequence ATGGGGTTTGAACGAGTTGCCAGTGTTGCGGAGCTTCCAGACGGCGGCCGGCTTTCAATTGAAGTGGATGAAACCCCTGCCTTGCTCATCCGGCTGGGCGAGTTCTTTTACGCCATTGAAGATCTTTGCACGCATGATGGTCAACCATTAACTGATGGGCCGCTGGTGGGGCAGGAAATCAAGTGCCCACGTCATGGCGCACGGTTTGATTTAGCCACAGGCAAAGCGATGTGCATGCCCGCCACGCGAGGTGTGCGAACCTTCGCAGTCGAAATACGCCATGACGAGATTTTTGTTTCTGATGAACCAGCGACAGCACCAGCCAAAGCCACGGTGACTGAGCCCGTTACCAGCGAAAGGTTGGCTCCCGTTGCGGCTTCTGAAGAGACGGCTGCTCAGACCGCAATGGCGGAAGCTGCTGCACAGGATGAGTATCTGACAGCGCTGCGCGAAGTGATCGATCCGGAACTGATGGTCAACATCGTGGATCTGGGTCTGATTTATGGAGTGACGGCACTCGATGGTGGTCAGGTCGAAGTGGAAATGACTTTAACGAGCCCTGCCTGCCCCGCCGGGCCACAGATTGTGCATCAGGCACGCATGGCACTGGAACGACTGGAATCGGTGGAAACAGCGACCATCAAGCTGACGATGTCGCCCCCATGGACACCTGACCGGATGACCGATGAAGCTCGTGATCATCTGGGGATTTTCTAA
- a CDS encoding DUF3500 domain-containing protein encodes MNPSEHPVGKASLINDCCQNPIEQTPAAPSRRIFVKTAALASAATMLAHSSSSLLLAEDKAATTPTSENLVKTLFQSLTPEQREEVCYDWDYKDDRGVLRTHVSNNWQISDANIGSKLFTKDQQEMIEAMFWGLYHPDWHDRIRKQLKDDAGGYGKHQSIAIFGDPEKGPFELVMTGRHLTIRCDGDTTPHACFGGPIFYGHAAEAFNEEPSHKGNVFWPQALKANSLYTMLDGKQREQALAPQAPPEAQVNFGSQKAPVGLLVSEMSKDQQAFAADILATLVEPYRQIDREEVMKCLAAQGGLDQCRLTFYRSNDLGNDGVWDNWRIEGPAFVWHYRGAPHVHVWVNIADTSKYAITTRG; translated from the coding sequence ATGAACCCCAGTGAACACCCCGTCGGGAAAGCATCGTTAATCAACGATTGCTGCCAGAACCCTATTGAACAAACGCCTGCGGCACCTTCGCGAAGAATCTTCGTCAAGACAGCGGCTCTGGCCTCTGCCGCCACCATGCTCGCCCACTCGAGTTCGTCTCTATTGCTCGCAGAAGACAAAGCCGCCACCACCCCGACTTCTGAAAACCTGGTCAAAACGCTCTTTCAATCGCTGACTCCTGAACAGAGGGAAGAGGTTTGTTACGACTGGGATTACAAAGACGATCGAGGGGTGCTGCGAACGCATGTTTCAAACAACTGGCAGATCTCGGATGCGAACATCGGGAGCAAGCTCTTTACAAAAGATCAGCAGGAGATGATCGAAGCGATGTTCTGGGGTTTGTATCACCCGGACTGGCATGACCGCATTCGAAAGCAGTTGAAGGATGATGCGGGTGGATATGGGAAACATCAGTCGATTGCGATTTTTGGTGATCCCGAAAAAGGGCCGTTTGAACTGGTGATGACAGGTCGGCATCTGACCATTCGCTGCGATGGAGACACCACACCTCATGCCTGCTTTGGCGGGCCGATTTTCTATGGTCATGCAGCCGAAGCGTTCAACGAAGAACCCAGCCACAAAGGGAATGTTTTCTGGCCACAGGCACTGAAAGCCAACAGCCTGTACACAATGCTCGATGGCAAACAGCGCGAGCAGGCTTTGGCACCTCAGGCACCGCCAGAAGCCCAGGTGAATTTTGGCAGCCAGAAAGCCCCGGTCGGCTTGCTTGTCTCGGAGATGTCGAAAGATCAACAGGCTTTTGCGGCTGACATCCTGGCGACTTTAGTGGAGCCTTATCGGCAGATTGATCGCGAGGAAGTGATGAAGTGTCTGGCGGCACAGGGCGGGTTGGATCAGTGCCGACTGACGTTCTATCGATCGAACGATCTGGGGAATGATGGCGTGTGGGATAACTGGCGCATCGAAGGGCCGGCATTTGTGTGGCATTATCGAGGTGCACCGCATGTGCATGTCTGGGTGAACATCGCCGACACTTCCAAATATGCCATCACTACGCGGGGGTAG
- a CDS encoding sugar phosphate isomerase/epimerase family protein encodes MDTQHLWSQIQPPPLAQPIPQGLGSFSSPGEREFPRLALSQLTLMRMPFEEAVLNFRSEGFRSIGLWRPRLADFGEDRAAILLQDAGMSVSSLSFAGGFTGSHGYRYTEAIHDGFDALKQAAIVGAETVVLVAGGLNGHITKHARRNVVDGIRTLSERAEQLGVQLALRPMRKTFHHTWSFLNTCDETIGILDQIQCPNVGLAIDLYHCGLEADWKKSLRTIAPHTSLVFVNDLPCPNSTEYEMCLPGDGILPVRAILEEFVIGGFEGKFEVHVWSEKLWELPSRRLFANVRESLGRVWPAAWGHWARQFRNDSPA; translated from the coding sequence GTGGATACTCAGCATCTCTGGTCACAGATACAACCGCCACCTCTGGCACAGCCCATCCCTCAGGGATTGGGTTCGTTCTCTTCTCCGGGAGAACGGGAATTTCCTCGACTGGCATTGAGTCAGTTAACGCTGATGCGCATGCCTTTCGAGGAAGCGGTGTTGAACTTTCGTTCCGAGGGCTTCAGGTCGATCGGGCTGTGGCGTCCCAGGCTGGCTGATTTTGGTGAAGATCGAGCGGCCATCCTGTTACAGGATGCAGGGATGTCCGTCTCTTCACTGAGCTTTGCCGGTGGTTTTACGGGCTCGCATGGCTATCGGTATACCGAAGCAATCCACGATGGATTCGATGCGCTAAAGCAGGCCGCGATCGTTGGTGCCGAAACCGTCGTTCTGGTGGCCGGTGGTCTCAATGGACATATCACGAAGCATGCGCGGCGAAATGTGGTGGATGGCATTCGCACTCTTTCGGAACGCGCCGAGCAACTGGGAGTGCAACTGGCTTTGCGGCCCATGCGCAAAACGTTCCACCATACCTGGTCGTTTCTCAACACCTGCGATGAGACGATCGGCATCCTCGATCAGATTCAGTGTCCGAATGTGGGACTGGCGATTGATCTATATCATTGCGGCCTCGAAGCTGACTGGAAGAAATCGCTCCGAACGATCGCGCCGCATACCTCGCTGGTCTTTGTGAATGATCTTCCTTGTCCAAATTCGACTGAATACGAGATGTGTCTGCCGGGTGATGGCATTCTCCCCGTTCGGGCTATTCTGGAAGAATTTGTGATCGGTGGTTTTGAAGGCAAGTTTGAAGTTCACGTCTGGTCAGAGAAACTTTGGGAACTTCCGTCCCGCCGTTTGTTTGCGAACGTGAGGGAATCGCTGGGTCGAGTCTGGCCGGCCGCCTGGGGACATTGGGCGCGTCAATTCCGTAATGATTCTCCCGCGTGA
- a CDS encoding PTS sugar transporter subunit IIA, with protein MSRDWYSLDELARHLGRDRREIEKLVNRGRIPGRKVAGDWQFHPTEITHWLEQEMREYTDRELAIIEQSHRTVEHATASPIAVLLSRETIQVPLEARTKRSVLESMLEVAGRTWQIWQPAALLAAIQERESVLSTAFDMGVAIPHPRNPVPDALGQSLIAMGRTPSGIPFGAPNRGLTDIFFLVLCRDSRTHLHVLARLGRLLQKPGFVDELRLAPDSDTSYDLICRADAELTAG; from the coding sequence ATGTCGCGCGACTGGTACAGCCTCGATGAACTGGCTCGACATCTGGGCCGAGACCGCCGCGAGATTGAAAAACTCGTGAATCGCGGGCGAATTCCGGGTCGTAAAGTGGCTGGAGATTGGCAGTTCCACCCGACGGAAATCACGCATTGGCTCGAACAGGAGATGCGGGAATACACCGACCGGGAACTGGCCATTATCGAGCAGAGCCATCGGACGGTTGAACATGCCACCGCTTCACCCATTGCGGTCCTATTGAGCCGTGAGACAATTCAGGTTCCATTGGAAGCACGCACTAAGCGATCTGTGCTGGAATCTATGCTGGAAGTTGCCGGAAGGACGTGGCAAATCTGGCAACCCGCTGCACTACTCGCGGCAATTCAAGAGCGGGAATCGGTGCTATCGACGGCTTTCGATATGGGTGTGGCGATTCCTCATCCGCGAAATCCCGTCCCGGATGCCTTGGGGCAATCTTTGATCGCCATGGGGCGTACTCCCTCGGGAATTCCGTTTGGAGCACCGAATCGCGGCCTGACAGATATCTTCTTTCTGGTACTGTGCCGGGATTCTCGCACGCATCTGCATGTTCTCGCTCGCCTGGGTCGTTTATTGCAAAAGCCTGGGTTTGTCGATGAATTGCGACTCGCTCCGGATAGTGACACCAGTTACGACCTGATTTGCCGAGCCGATGCAGAACTGACGGCTGGATAG
- a CDS encoding PIG-L family deacetylase: MSRDILTSTHDELDVIAVGAHPDDVEIGCGGSLAAFVQLGYRVGIVDLTDGEPTPLSSGRESRLEESRLAAEALGIHMRHNLLITNRTLFDGFGQRVALARIFRKYRPRIVLGIAGKTPMASPDHWQAAQITDAAVFYSRLSKWDDEFGDLPVHTVSKQFWYSLSLSSLDSLSGPNSFVMDISATLSQKIASVRAYESQFPPTKDRVFRLIEGTSRCAGASCGFEAGEVLFSVTTLGVSDPLEAFLPSRQKSAPGTSEKSQ; the protein is encoded by the coding sequence ATGTCGCGCGATATTTTGACCTCGACTCACGATGAACTGGATGTGATTGCCGTCGGTGCTCATCCGGATGATGTGGAGATTGGCTGCGGTGGAAGTCTCGCGGCTTTCGTACAACTCGGCTATCGAGTGGGCATTGTCGATTTGACAGATGGTGAGCCGACACCATTAAGCTCCGGCCGTGAAAGCCGATTGGAAGAATCCCGCCTTGCTGCCGAGGCACTGGGGATTCACATGCGCCACAATCTCCTGATCACGAACCGAACGTTGTTTGACGGTTTCGGGCAGCGAGTGGCTTTGGCAAGAATCTTTCGTAAGTATCGTCCGCGAATTGTCCTGGGGATTGCAGGCAAAACACCTATGGCCTCGCCCGATCACTGGCAGGCAGCTCAGATTACCGATGCCGCTGTTTTTTACAGCCGACTTTCCAAGTGGGATGACGAGTTTGGCGACTTACCAGTCCACACGGTTTCAAAACAATTCTGGTATTCGCTGAGCCTGAGTTCGCTGGATTCTCTCAGTGGGCCGAACTCCTTTGTGATGGATATCTCGGCCACTTTATCCCAGAAGATCGCCTCGGTACGGGCCTACGAGTCACAGTTTCCGCCCACGAAAGATCGCGTCTTCCGTCTGATCGAAGGAACTTCGCGATGTGCCGGGGCCAGTTGCGGATTTGAAGCGGGTGAAGTTCTTTTCTCAGTGACAACCCTGGGTGTCAGCGACCCGCTGGAGGCCTTTTTGCCATCACGCCAGAAATCGGCACCCGGCACGAGCGAAAAAAGTCAGTGA
- a CDS encoding PP2C family protein-serine/threonine phosphatase, with the protein MKFRVGSTSIKGNFRDNNEDALFVDAQNRFFLVADGMGGQSAGERASALAMEVIPKKIASQIQFSSSTNEHVVKVIDDAIALANSEIMALGELDSKLHNMGTTVTFAVIVNNVMFAGGVGDSRTYLLRKHDFRQLTTDHSLTQALVDAGTLTPEEALTHRYRNVLYRYLGAKDGSQGSGAKPYPLQPGDRILLCSDGATGGIPDPQLQQLLASGDDPQKIAEIIVKAAEDGGSKDNITVIVVLVDA; encoded by the coding sequence ATGAAGTTTCGAGTCGGTTCCACAAGTATTAAGGGCAACTTTCGTGATAACAACGAAGACGCGCTCTTTGTGGATGCTCAGAATCGATTCTTTCTTGTCGCTGATGGCATGGGTGGGCAATCGGCTGGTGAGCGTGCCAGTGCTCTGGCGATGGAAGTGATCCCCAAAAAAATAGCCAGCCAGATTCAATTTTCGAGCTCGACAAACGAGCATGTGGTCAAGGTGATCGACGACGCCATTGCGCTGGCTAACAGCGAAATCATGGCTCTTGGCGAACTCGATTCCAAACTGCACAACATGGGCACGACGGTCACTTTTGCCGTCATCGTCAATAACGTGATGTTCGCAGGAGGAGTGGGAGATAGCCGTACTTATCTGTTGAGAAAGCATGATTTTCGGCAACTGACAACCGATCATTCGCTCACCCAGGCTCTGGTGGACGCGGGGACTTTAACTCCGGAAGAAGCCCTTACCCATCGATATCGCAATGTGCTCTATCGGTATCTGGGGGCCAAAGATGGTTCGCAGGGAAGCGGTGCCAAGCCTTATCCACTTCAGCCCGGCGATCGCATTCTGCTCTGCTCGGATGGAGCCACGGGGGGGATTCCAGATCCTCAGCTTCAGCAACTTCTGGCCAGTGGCGACGATCCCCAAAAGATCGCCGAGATCATTGTCAAAGCTGCGGAAGATGGTGGTTCGAAGGACAATATCACGGTGATTGTGGTCCTTGTCGACGCCTGA